CCGAGCTTCGGCGTCATCAAGAGCCTTTACTAGGGCAGGGCTTCTGGCTTCGCGGATCGCCCCGGCGCGTGTCGCCGGGGCGATCGCGTTCCCGTGTTCCGGGTCCGGGATGCGCGACGGTCCCGCGATCGTCGCCGCGCGTCCCCTGGAACCGATTCTGCTCCTGGGTCTTTGCAAGGCAATGCGCTATCATTCAGGCAGCTAGACCCTCACGCGCCACCCGGGAACCGCAGCATGCACCGCGTCCTCGCTCAGGTACTCGCCACGCTGGCGGGCGCGATCGTCGTCGCCGCCCCCGGGGGCGGGTTCGCCCAGCCCGCGCCGGATCCCGACCAGGTCCAGCTCGGCCGCCTGCACTACAGCGGCGGCGGCGACTGGTACGGCGACCCCAGCAGCCTGCCCAATCTCCTGAGCGAGTTCGAGCGCCGTACGGGCATCGACTGCGCCGAGCACGACACCGCCATCAAGGCCACCGATCCCGGGCTCGAGCGCCTGCCCTTCGTCTACATGACCGGGCACGGGAACGTCATGCTGACGGCCGACGAGGAAGCGGCCCTGCGCGGCTGGCTCGAGCGCGGCGGCTTTCTCTGGTGCGACGACAACTACGGCCTCGACTCCAGCTTCCGCCGCATGGTGAAGCGCCTCTTCCCCGAGGAGGAGCTGCGCCTCGTGGCCGCGGACCACCCCATCTACCACAGCTTCTACGATCTCACCGGCGTCCCCAAGATCCACAAGCACGACGGCAAGCCGCCCCAGGGCTGGGGCCTCTTCCGCGACGGGCGCCTGGTGATCTTCTACACCTACGAGTCGGACATCGGCGACGGCATCGAGGACGCCGACGTGCACAAGGATCCCCCCGACAAGCGGGAGGCGGCCATGAAGATGGCCATCAACGTGTTCTACTACGCGCTGACGCGGGCGCGGACGGCGTCGTGAGCGCCCCGCGGCCCGCGGCCGCTTCCGAGCGACTGCTGGCGCTGCTGCGCGGCGAGCTCGCGCGGGCGCGCCGGGCGCACTGGCGCGCGGCACTGGGTCCGGCGCTGGCGCTGAGCGCGGCGGTGCTGCTGGCGGCCGTGCTGATCCTGCGCTTCGCGCTGCCGGCCGGACCGGGAGCGGGTCGCGCGGCGGCGACCGCGACCTGGCTGCTGGCGCTGGCCCCGCTGGTCGCGGCGTTCGTCTGGCCCTGGCGGCGGCTGCCCAACGCGCGCGCGCTGCTGCGCGAGGCCGAGGCGGCCGCGGACACGCGCCAGCTGATCGAGACGGCGGCCGACGTGGCCGAGGGACGTCTCGACGGCAAGGGCTACTCGCCCGCGCTGATGGACCGCCTGCTGGCCGGCGCGGTGGAGCGCGCGGCCGCCGGGCTGCCCGACCCCAGCCAGGGACCGTGGCCTCGGCGCGGGCGGCTCGCTCTCGTCGCGCTGGTTCCGCTGGTTCTGCTCGCCGGACTGCCAACGGGGCGCGGCGGGCTGCGTCCGCTGGCGCTGCTGCTCACGCCCGGCGATCCGGAGCACTACGCGGAGCGCGCCTGGCTCGAGCTGCTGCCCGGCGACGTCGACCTGCTCGCCGGCAGCGCCCTGACGCTCGATCTGCGCGAGCGCGACCTGCCCTGGCGCTTCCCCGGCGACCTGACTCTCGAGATCGACGCGACCGGCGACCTCTTCCGTCCCGTCGCGCTGACCCCGGGCGCGTCCGACGGCGCGTGGACGCTGCGCCGCGAGTCGGTGGACCAGGGCTTCGCCTACCGCGCGCGACACGGCCGCACGCTGAGCCCGACCTACCGCGTGAACGTCTACCATCCGCCGATGCTCGACAGCCTGCGCGTCACGGCCACGGCGCCGGCCTACACCCAGCTGCCGCCGCGCGAGCTGACGCTGCAGAGCGGCAGTCTGCGTGTGCCCGAGGGATCGCGGCTCGCGCTGTCCGGCCTCGCCTCGAGCCCCCTGGCCCGCGCATGGCTGCTCGGCGCCGGTCCGGCGGACAGCCTCGAGCTGGACGTCGACGCCGGCGGGCTCCGGCTCTCCGGCGAGCTCGACGTGCGCGAGGACGCCAAGCTGCGGCTGGGGATGGAGGACCGTCGGGGCACGCGCAGCGTGACGCCCACGCTCATCGAACTGACCGCCCTGCCGGATCGCGCGCCCACGGTGGAGATCCTGGCGCCGGGCCCCGACGCCGACCTGGACCGCGATCTGCGTCAACCGCTCGAGGTCAGCGCGGCCGACGACTACGGCGTGGCCGCCCTGCGCTTGCGCGCGGTGAAGCGGGGCGAGGCCGACAGTCTCGTCACCGCGCTGCCGCTGGGCGACGCCGCCGGCCAGCCCCGCGCCTCGCTCGACTGGACCTGGGACCTCGGCGCGCGCTGGGATCTCTTCCCCGGCGACGTGGTGGAGTACTGGCTGGAGGTGGAAGACACCCACCCCGGCACGCCCGGCCGCGGGATGAGCGCCGTGCAGCGCCTGCGCGTGCCCAGCGTGGCGGAGATCTACGCCGAGATCGAGCAGGAGGACGCGCAGCGCAACGACACGCTCGAGGAGATGGTGGACAAGGGCCAGCAGCTCCAGGAGCAGATGCGCAAGCTCGAGGAGGATCTGCGCGCCGACCCCGACGTGGACTGGGAGCGCAAGCAGGAGCTCGAGAAGACTTTCGAGAACCTCGAGCAGATGAGCGAGCAGCTGCGCGACCTCAACCAGGGTCTCGCCGAGCGCAGCGAGTCGCTGTCCGAGAACGAGATGATGCGCCAGGAGATGGCCGACAAGCTCGAGAAGATCCAGGACCTCATGGAGGAGCTGCGCGACACCGAGGCCGGCGACCTGTTGCGGCGCTTCCAGGAGATGCTCGAGAACATGAACCCGGAGACGCTGCCGCAGGAGCTGCAGGACATCCGCATGGATCACGAGGCGCTCATGGAGCAGCTCGAGCGCACGCAGGCCATGCTGGAGCAGCTCCAGCGCGACCAGAAGATGGACGCGCTGCAGCGCCAGGTGGACGAGATGATCCAGCGCCAGCAGGAGCTGCGCGCCGAGACCGAGGCGCTGCCGGACTCGACGGGCGCCGAGTCGGCCGAGGACGCGGCCCAGCAGTCGGCCGAGGCGGCGGACTCCACCGCCCTCGGCGAGCAGGCGGACGCGCAAGACGGCGAGCAGCAGGATCAGCAGCAGCAGGGCGAGCGGCAGGACGGCGACACGCCCGCCGACGAGGACGCCCAGAAGCTCGCCGAGCGCCAGGAGGATCTCGCCAAGGAGGCCGAGGAGCTGCTCGCCGAGATCCAGAAGACCGCCGAGGAGATGAGCGACGAGTTCCCCGAGCAGGCCGAGGAGATGAAGCAGTCCTCGGAGCCGCAGTCCCAGCAGGATCCCAGCGAGCCCATGCACGAGGCGCAGGGGCAGATGGAGAAGGGCGACAACGACGAGGCGAGCGAGAGCCAGAAGCAGGCCGAGAGCCGTCTCCTGAAGCTCTACTGGACGCTGGCCCAGGCCCAGTCGGGCATGAATGCGCAGATGGAGCAGCGCTCCATGGAGTCGGTGGATCGCGTCACGCGGCAGGCGCTGGAGCTGTCGCTGCGCGAGGAAGCGCACGAGGACGAGACGAGCCGTCTCCTGCGCTCGGGCCGCCGCGACGACGGCATGCGCGAGGCCGCCCGCCGCCAGATGGGCCTCTACCAGTCGATGGAGCACGTGCGCGACGACCTGGTGGAGGCGGGCAAGCTGACCTTCGCCGTCAGCCGCGAGGCCATGCGGCAGAGCCAGGCCGCGCTGGACGCCATGAGCCGTTCCGTCGCCGAACTCGAGGCCGGCCAGCACGCCGTGGGCTTGCAGCAGGCCGGGCTGTCCGTCACCCATCTCAACGGCGCGGTGATCGAGCTGCTCGAGGGCGTGCGCAGCCAGGGCTCGGGCACGGGCAGCTGTCCGAACCCGGGCGCGGCGATGCAGGACATGCTGCAGCGCCAGGAGCAGCTCAACCGCGACAGCCGCGGGCAGGCCAAGTCCCAGGGCGGGGGCGGAATGTCCATGGAGGAGCGCGCGGGCATGGCGCGCCTGAAGGCCGAGCAGCAGGCGATCCGCGAGGGCGTGCAGGAACTCATGAACGGCGATCAGGACGGCCTGCTGGGCCGCATGGACAAGATCGTCGAGGACATGAAGGAAGTGGAGAAGGACCTCGAGGGCGGCCGCCTCGACGACGAGACCCTGCGCCGCCAGGAGAAGATCTTCGAGCGCCTGCTGGACGCGCAGCGCTCCGTCCACCGCCGCGATTTCAAGCGCGAGCGTCAGAGCGAAACCGGCGACGAGCTCGCGCCGCTCTGGCCCGAGGACCTGAAGCGCGACGACCCCCTGGCCAAGCTACGCGACGAGATCCGCCGCGGCCAGGGCGAAGCGGCTCCGCCCGAGTACGAGGAGCTGATCCAGGAGTACTACCGTTCGCTGCTGGAGCGCGGGCAGGGCGAGGCCACACCGTGAGCCGCGCGGCCCGTCGGCGGCTCGTGGGCCTCGCGCTCGCGCTCGTCCTCGCGCTGCCGCTCGCGGCGGACGCGCAGCTGGTCTCCCCGGACCGCGACCCGCAGCGCGAGACCCCGGCGGACGAGGCCCGCATCCGCCTCACGCGCGAGCTGCTGCGTCTGCAGCGGCTGACGGAACAGGATCCCGCGGCGGCGCGGGCGCGTCTCGTGCAGCTGCGGGCCGAGCACCCCGACCATCCGCAGCTCGAGTTGCTGCTGGCGCGGGCCGACCGTCTGACCGGCGCGTTCGACGAGTCGGAGGCGATCCTGCGCCGCCTGCTCGAGCGCTATCCCCAGTCGAGCGGCTATCGCTCGGAGCTCGTCACCACGCTCTTCCGCGCCGGCCGGCTGGACGAGGCCCGCGACCTGGCCCGCGCGATCTACCGCGACGAGAAGCGCGCCGGCGCCTACGAGGAGGCCGCCAGCCTGCTGCTCGACCTGGGGCGGCCAGACATGGCCGAGGACGTCTACCGCGACGGCCTCGCCGCCGTCCCCACCAGCGATCCGCGCGGCCGCCTGCGCCTCATGCGCCGCCTGCTCGAGCTCTTCAACCTGGAGGGGGCGCCCGGCAAGGTCCTCGACCTCGTGGCGAGGGACGGCGAGTCCCTGACCGACGCGAACCTGCGCGCGCGCCTGGTGAACGACGCCGCGCAGTTCCTCCGCGAGGCCGAGCAGCCGCGCAGCCTGCTGCCGCTGGCCGACAGCCTCGCCGCCGGCCCCAGCGGCGACCGCCTGGCCCCGCTGCTCCGTGAGATCTACCTGGCGGTGGGCGATCACACCCGTTACGCCGAACAGGTGCTGCGCGCGAAGGTGCCCGGAGAAGTCCGCGCCGAGTGGCTGCTCGACGCCGGCATCCGCTGCCTCGAAGATCCGCGCGGCGATGCCGCACGGCGCCGCGCCGCGGCCGACCGCCTCTTCACCGCCGGCCTCGACGAGGCCGACAACGCCCTCCAGCGCGCGCGCCTGCGCTACCAGCTCGCGCGGCTGCGTCTCGAGGAGGATGGCGAGCGCCGTCTTGCCGGCGACACGCCCAGCGCCGCCGACGTGAGCGCCCTGCGCGACCTCCTCGCCGCGCTGCGCCGCGAGCAGCCGGGCAGCGAGTGGGCCACGCGCGCCCTGGTGGACGAGCTGCGCCTCCTGCGCGACCGCCTCGGCGAGGTCGCCGCGGCGGACAGCCTTCTGCGCGCCTGGTTCCTCGAGCCGGACCGCGCGCGCGGGGGCGTGAGCGACGCGGCGCTCGAGATGGAGCTCGGCGAGAACCTCATGGCCGCCGGCGAGTTCGATGCGGCGCGCGGCCACTACGAGAGCCTGCGCCGCGAGGACGACCAGCCCGAACTCGTCTCGCTGGCCACCTTCCGGCTGGCGGAGCTGCAGGTGCTGGCGGGGGAGACCGCCGCCGCCCAGGACAGCCTCGCCGCGCTGGCCAAGGCCGCGCCGGGAGCGTCGCTGGCCAACGACGCCCTCGACCTCGCGCTGCTGCTCGCCGAAAGCGCCACCTGGCCGCAGGCGGTGCAGCGCCATCTGGCCAGCGCCTTCGCGCTCGAGTTCCGGCACCAGCCGGCTGCGGCGGCGAAGGCGCTGCTCGGCTTCGCCACCGAGTTTCCCGAGGACCCGGCCAGCGCGCCGCTGCTCTATCGCGCCGGCCAGCTGCAGCTGCGCGCCCTCGACGGCGACGGCGCCATGGCGAGCTGGCTGCTTCTGGCCGACGAGCATCCCGACGACTTCCGCGCCCCCCAGGCCCTGGAGCAGGCCGCGCGACTTGCCTTCCGCCGCGGGCGGCTCGACGAGTCCCGCGCGCTGCTGGAGCGCGTCATGACGGAGCACCCCGGCTTCCCCCTGCGGCCCGGGATGCGCGACTTGCAGGATCGACTGCGGGAGGACGCCTGATGAAGCGGGCCGCGACCTGTCTGCTGCTGGCGCTGGGATTCGGACTGGGGGCGCGGAGCGTCCACGCGGATCTGCTGGTGCCCATGGACCTGGAGCAGACCGACCACCTCAAGGCCTACGGGTTGGCCTTCCATTGCCTGCAGCAGCAGCAGACGGTGCTCTGGCTGCTGAACTACCGCGGCGGCAGCTTTCTGCTCGAGGACGGCGCCTTCGGCCGCCAGGAGGCCGTGCGGCTGGGCGTGAAGGTGGAGCCCATCAGCGAGAGCCGGCGCGCGTCGATCTTCGGCACGATCGAGAGCAGCAACATGGAGAAGGTGGTGCTGGAGAAGGCGCCCGAGGTGGCGATCTACAGCCCGCCCACCGCACAGCCCTGGGACGACGCCGTGATGATGTCCCTCGACTACGCCGAGATCCCCTACACGATCGTCTACGACCAGGAAGTGCTCGACGGCAAGCTCTCCGACTACGACTGGCTCCACCTGCACCACGAGGACTTCACCGGCCAGTACGGCAAGTTCCTCGCGCTCTACGGCAACACGCCCTGGTACCAGAAGGACAAGCGCCTCTCCGAGCAGATGGCCGCGGCCGCGGGCTATCCCAGCGTGAGCGAGCACAAGAAGGCCGTGGCGCGGGCGATTCGCAGCTACGTGGAGAACGGCGGCTTCCTCTTCGCCATGTGCAGCGCGACGGACACCATCGACATCGCGCTGGCCTCCGAGGGCGTGGACATCGTGGCCAGCGAGTACGACGGCGACCCGCCCGACCCCGACTGCCAGAGCCGCCTGGACTACGGCAAGGACTTCTGCTTCCAGAACTACCACCTGCTGACCAATCCCATGGTTTACGAGTTCAGCGACATCGACGCCACCAACACCGCGCGCCTGCGCGGCCAGGGCAACGACTACTTCACGCTCTTCGAGTTCTCGGCGAAGTTCGATCCCGTGCCCACCATGCTCGTCCAGAATCACGTGGCGGTGGTGGAGGGCTTCATGGGCCAGACCACGAGCTACTACAAGCG
Above is a window of Candidatus Latescibacterota bacterium DNA encoding:
- a CDS encoding asparagine synthetase B; the encoded protein is MKRAATCLLLALGFGLGARSVHADLLVPMDLEQTDHLKAYGLAFHCLQQQQTVLWLLNYRGGSFLLEDGAFGRQEAVRLGVKVEPISESRRASIFGTIESSNMEKVVLEKAPEVAIYSPPTAQPWDDAVMMSLDYAEIPYTIVYDQEVLDGKLSDYDWLHLHHEDFTGQYGKFLALYGNTPWYQKDKRLSEQMAAAAGYPSVSEHKKAVARAIRSYVENGGFLFAMCSATDTIDIALASEGVDIVASEYDGDPPDPDCQSRLDYGKDFCFQNYHLLTNPMVYEFSDIDATNTARLRGQGNDYFTLFEFSAKFDPVPTMLVQNHVAVVEGFMGQTTSYYKRFLKDGVTVLGEVEGADEVRYVHGSRGKGTFTFYGGHDPEDYTHRVGDPPTDLSLHVHSPGYRLILNNVLFPAAEKKERKT
- a CDS encoding DUF4175 family protein, with translation MSAPRPAAASERLLALLRGELARARRAHWRAALGPALALSAAVLLAAVLILRFALPAGPGAGRAAATATWLLALAPLVAAFVWPWRRLPNARALLREAEAAADTRQLIETAADVAEGRLDGKGYSPALMDRLLAGAVERAAAGLPDPSQGPWPRRGRLALVALVPLVLLAGLPTGRGGLRPLALLLTPGDPEHYAERAWLELLPGDVDLLAGSALTLDLRERDLPWRFPGDLTLEIDATGDLFRPVALTPGASDGAWTLRRESVDQGFAYRARHGRTLSPTYRVNVYHPPMLDSLRVTATAPAYTQLPPRELTLQSGSLRVPEGSRLALSGLASSPLARAWLLGAGPADSLELDVDAGGLRLSGELDVREDAKLRLGMEDRRGTRSVTPTLIELTALPDRAPTVEILAPGPDADLDRDLRQPLEVSAADDYGVAALRLRAVKRGEADSLVTALPLGDAAGQPRASLDWTWDLGARWDLFPGDVVEYWLEVEDTHPGTPGRGMSAVQRLRVPSVAEIYAEIEQEDAQRNDTLEEMVDKGQQLQEQMRKLEEDLRADPDVDWERKQELEKTFENLEQMSEQLRDLNQGLAERSESLSENEMMRQEMADKLEKIQDLMEELRDTEAGDLLRRFQEMLENMNPETLPQELQDIRMDHEALMEQLERTQAMLEQLQRDQKMDALQRQVDEMIQRQQELRAETEALPDSTGAESAEDAAQQSAEAADSTALGEQADAQDGEQQDQQQQGERQDGDTPADEDAQKLAERQEDLAKEAEELLAEIQKTAEEMSDEFPEQAEEMKQSSEPQSQQDPSEPMHEAQGQMEKGDNDEASESQKQAESRLLKLYWTLAQAQSGMNAQMEQRSMESVDRVTRQALELSLREEAHEDETSRLLRSGRRDDGMREAARRQMGLYQSMEHVRDDLVEAGKLTFAVSREAMRQSQAALDAMSRSVAELEAGQHAVGLQQAGLSVTHLNGAVIELLEGVRSQGSGTGSCPNPGAAMQDMLQRQEQLNRDSRGQAKSQGGGGMSMEERAGMARLKAEQQAIREGVQELMNGDQDGLLGRMDKIVEDMKEVEKDLEGGRLDDETLRRQEKIFERLLDAQRSVHRRDFKRERQSETGDELAPLWPEDLKRDDPLAKLRDEIRRGQGEAAPPEYEELIQEYYRSLLERGQGEATP
- a CDS encoding DUF4159 domain-containing protein, giving the protein MHRVLAQVLATLAGAIVVAAPGGGFAQPAPDPDQVQLGRLHYSGGGDWYGDPSSLPNLLSEFERRTGIDCAEHDTAIKATDPGLERLPFVYMTGHGNVMLTADEEAALRGWLERGGFLWCDDNYGLDSSFRRMVKRLFPEEELRLVAADHPIYHSFYDLTGVPKIHKHDGKPPQGWGLFRDGRLVIFYTYESDIGDGIEDADVHKDPPDKREAAMKMAINVFYYALTRARTAS
- a CDS encoding tetratricopeptide repeat protein encodes the protein MSRAARRRLVGLALALVLALPLAADAQLVSPDRDPQRETPADEARIRLTRELLRLQRLTEQDPAAARARLVQLRAEHPDHPQLELLLARADRLTGAFDESEAILRRLLERYPQSSGYRSELVTTLFRAGRLDEARDLARAIYRDEKRAGAYEEAASLLLDLGRPDMAEDVYRDGLAAVPTSDPRGRLRLMRRLLELFNLEGAPGKVLDLVARDGESLTDANLRARLVNDAAQFLREAEQPRSLLPLADSLAAGPSGDRLAPLLREIYLAVGDHTRYAEQVLRAKVPGEVRAEWLLDAGIRCLEDPRGDAARRRAAADRLFTAGLDEADNALQRARLRYQLARLRLEEDGERRLAGDTPSAADVSALRDLLAALRREQPGSEWATRALVDELRLLRDRLGEVAAADSLLRAWFLEPDRARGGVSDAALEMELGENLMAAGEFDAARGHYESLRREDDQPELVSLATFRLAELQVLAGETAAAQDSLAALAKAAPGASLANDALDLALLLAESATWPQAVQRHLASAFALEFRHQPAAAAKALLGFATEFPEDPASAPLLYRAGQLQLRALDGDGAMASWLLLADEHPDDFRAPQALEQAARLAFRRGRLDESRALLERVMTEHPGFPLRPGMRDLQDRLREDA